In the Gopherus flavomarginatus isolate rGopFla2 chromosome 6, rGopFla2.mat.asm, whole genome shotgun sequence genome, one interval contains:
- the LOC127054499 gene encoding RNA-binding protein 4-like: MVKIFVGGVSPSVTVDELKKLFEQYGQVNECDILKNFAFVHMEKEDEAHKAISELHKQEFYGANLTVEYATSKIRNATKIYVGNVSSKATTAQIKELFEKFGKVVECDIVKNYAFVHMAKEREAMDAILNLNDMPLEDQKIFVTLSKSNNSLKTTKGTSVPPPPPALPSYYFPRGRIPPPPSPYTSYATRSWYDREYYDRFAYELYDRAMTARTAYERALPHAPSTPTAYRERSPVGRRTTAAVAQYTDPYAAAAAAQTYSQVYNQTGYAAVAAAAAAAATYSQYSMGATYSAGEYYEKYSNGYATQYAQTY; the protein is encoded by the coding sequence ATGGTGAAGATCTTTGTGGGAGGGGTCTCCCCTTCTGTCACAGTGGATGAACTGAAGAAGCTCTTCGAGCAGTATGGACAGGTGAACGAGTGTGACATCCTGAAGAACTTCGCCTTTGTGCACATGGAGAAGGAGGACGAGGCCCACAAGGCCATCAGCGAGCTGCACAAGCAGGAGTTCTACGGGGCCAACCTGACGGTAGAGTACGCCACCTCCAAGATCCGTAACGCCACCAAGATCTATGTGGGCAATGTCTCCAGCAAGGCCACCACAGCCCAGATCAAGGAGCTCTTTGAGAAGTTTGGCAAGGTGGTGGAGTGTGACATTGTCAAGAACTATGCCTTTGTCCACATGGCCAAGGAGAGGGAAGCCATGGACGCTATCTTGAACCTCAACGACATGCCTCTGGAGGACCAGAAGATCTTTGTAACACTGTCCAAGAGCAACAACTCGCTCAAGACAACCAAGGGGACTTCTGTGCCACCTCCACCACCTGCACTGCCCAGTTACTACTTCCCTAGGGGACGCATCCCTCCACCACCATCTCCTTATACCTCATATGCAACCCGATCTTGGTATGACCGGGAATATTACGACCGCTTTGCTTATGAGCTCTATGACCGGGCGATGACTGCCAGGACAGCATACGAGAGGGCCTTGCCACATGCACCCTCTACCCCCACCGCCTACAGAGAGAGGAGCCCTGTGGGCAGGCGGACGACTGCTGCGGTGGCCCAGTATACTGATCCCTACGCTGCTGCGGCTGCCGCCCAGACATACAGCCAAGTGTACAACCAGACAGGTTATGCAGCAGTGGCGGCTGCAGCCGCAGCAGCAGCTACCTACTCCCAGTACAGCATGGGTGCCACCTACAGTGCAGGGGAGTACTATGAGAAATACAGCAATGGCTATGCCACTCAATATGCCCAGACGTACTAA